The Candidatus Melainabacteria bacterium genome includes the window ATTCACTTCTATGTCATCTCGGTGGGCGAAGACCTGGCACCCAAGGGGCAGCCGGTCAGCGAAGACGCCGACATCGCCCAGATCGCTATCACCACAGGCGGTGCGGTCTTCCAGGCCCAAAACGAGCAGGATCTGAATAAGGCTGTACAGACGGTCGATCAGCTGACGCGCTCGCCGGTGCAGGTGGAGACAACCGCTGCGCACAACGAGCTCTTCATGTATTTCGTTTACGCCTTCCTCGTCCTCTTCGTCCTGGCCCTTTCCGCCCAGGCTATCGTCTTGCGGCGGTGACGCCATGAAAGGATTTGACATGACCAAACTGATTGCGCTTGCCTATCGCTTGCGCATCTGCCTGGCCGCAGTCGCTTTCCTTCTGGCGCTGGGGTTGATCGGGCTGGGTGGCTACCGCTACTTGAGCTGGACCAGCCCGCTGGCAAACGGCAACTACGGACATGCCGCTGAGAGTCAGGTTGGCGACCAGGCTGTGGCTCTCTACGACCGCGGCTTGAGCGAGTATCGGCAGGCTCTGGCCACAGACGACGCCGATGCCGCTCAGACTCTCTGGCAGAACGCCCAGGCAGATCTTTCCGCTGCCTACAATCAGCTCATCGCCGAGGGGAATGGCTCGGTGCCTGAATCTTCGCGAAAACTCGCGGCAGACCTGCAGTTCCAGCTCGGCAACATGCTGGTCATAACCGGGCTCGCTCAGCAGAGCGTGGAGCTGATTCAGGCCGGCGTGCAGAGCTACGAAGAGTGCCTGCGACTCGACCCGGGCAACCTGGCGGCCAGGTACAACATCGAGTTGCTCGAGCAGAGCAACGAAGTGAACAAGCAGAACAACCCCGGCGGTCCCGGCAAGCCAGGCGACCAGCCCGGGCAGCCAGGCAAGCAGCCGGGCACAGGCGCCGGTCACAACCACGGCGACGGAACGTAAGGAGGAGAGATGCAGTTCATCAACGCTTCGGCGCTCTGGCTCCTCCTCCTTCTGCTACCGCTTGCGGTGGCGGCGGTGTGGTTGGGAGCGCGGCGTCAGGCAAGCTTCAACGCCCGCTTCGGCGAGACCAGGCTGGTCTCGCGCTTCTCGCAGCTGCACAGCTCCAGGCAGAGTCTTCTCAAGGGCGCTTGCGTGGCACTGGCTGTCTCAGCGGCTATCGTCGCCCTGGCGCGACCGACCTTGAACGACTCGGATGTGACAGTGCCCGCCGGCACCGTCGATGTCGTCAGCGTCATCGACGTCAGTCGCAGCATGGCGATTGAGAGCTATGCGGGCAAGACCGGCAGTACTGCCGGCACGCGCCTGGACATGGCTCGCACTATCGTGAAAGAAAAGCTCATGCCAGCGCTGGGCGCCAACAAGCTGAGCCTGGTCTCCTACTCAGGCACCGCAGTTACGCAGGGCTTCCTCACAAGCGACATGAATGCGCTCACCTGGGTGCTGAACAACGCCGTCACCATAGGCGGTGCGCCAGGCGACGGCACCAACATGACGACCGGTCTCGTCAACGCCATCGAAGAGCTGGCTGTCGACTCGCCTGCCGACCACGCCCGCGTAATAGTGCTTTTCACCGACGGCGACTTTTATGACAGCGCCGCCGACATCGAACGGGTCACAGCAGCGCTCAAGCAGCATCACATTCAGCTCGTCATCGTCGGGCTGGGCAGTGCTGAGGCGCAGCCCATTCCCGTCGATCAACTGGCGCCGCAAGACAGATCACAGTTCTACGGTCAGAAGTACTTCAAGAACGCAGCTGGTGAAGTGGAGCGCATCCCCTTCAACTTCCAGAACGTGATCAACCTCAAGAACCAGGCCGGCGCTCGCTTCATTCGCATCGAAAACGCCTCTGACTTCGACATCGCAAGCCTCTTCACGGGCAGCGCTGTCACTCACAAGAAGGGCACACACGAGCTCTTCTTCGTGCCACTGCTTCTGGCGCTGCTTTGCTTCGGACTGCATCTGCTGTCGGAGCACGAGCGACCGTCCAACTGGCGCGAAAGCATCGTAAGCCGATGGAACGAGTCGCGCAATACGATGCGTCGGCGGAGTCGTCGAGGTGACAAGAAGCACTCGGGACGAGTGCGCTCCATGAGAGTGCTTTCGGTACTCCGCTTCATTCCGCGCAGGCGCTCCAAAGGAGGTGAGCGATGAGGAAGTACATTCCGCACCTGACCGCTCTGCTCGCCTTCCTGGTGGGTACGGCGGTCGTGCTTGCCATCGTCAGCGGTGGCAAGAGCTTCGACTCCCCGCACTTCAGGGACAGTACCTCACCCCAGGCAGTGGTCCAACTGGAGCGCGATTACGCCTACCGCACGGGCGACCAGATCACCTTCACAGTCTTCGTCGACCAGCCCAGCGGCACCGAAGTGGATGGTTCGAGCTTTGCCGTCACCGACACCAATGAAGGTGACATGGAGTTCAGCTCGCAACTGCTGGGCAGCAAAACTGGTGCAGGCGACAGCATGGTGCTGGCGGTGCAAGTGACGCTGCGCAAGTGGAGTTACGAGCAGACCTTCACGGTCAAAGCGACGATGAGCTACATCGTCTCATCGACCGGTGACACAGAGGCGCTTCAGGTGCCCGACATCACCCTGCACATGTCGCCCACCTGGGATGGTCGCAAGACACTCAATCAGGGTGACAATCGGTTGCGGCAAGACGAGAAGGCGTATCTCAACATCATCCTCATCGCGGTAGGTCTCTTCACCAGCATCTGCATGGTGCTTTTCATGCGGGCGGCACGACGCAAGAACAGTCGTATACGGGCCAGCCGGCCTCGTGTGCCGACAGCGCTCGAGTCTGCGCGTAATGGCTTCGAGCTGAGGCGCGATCTGATTCTTGGTCGTGACTATCGGCTCGAGCATTATGAGGAACTCGAGCGCATCGTGCGAGGACTCTTCCAGATCGAGACCGTGACCACCGACCGGGTGGCAGCGGAGCTCCCCGCTCCTCACCGATGGGCGCAAGACCATGTGCTCACCGTTCTCACCCACTGCGACAAGCGCCTCTATCAGGATCTCAGTCTGACAGAACTCGAACACGCCGGTCTGTTCAGCGCCTTCGAGCAGCTGCTTACCGAGATGCCTCTTCACGAGATGGCACCGCCGCCTCGCATCACCCGGTGGACGCCAATCACCACACGCCTGAAGCGACTGCCGCACAGGAAGCTGACCTTCCTCGCAGTGGGCGCAAAGTGGCTGTGGCGACACCGTCCTTTCCGCTACTACGTGTAGCGAGCATCCGAACAGCAAGATCGTTTACCAGCCTGCCTGAGCGCACCACAACCGGTGCGAACCGGCAGGCGAATAACTGCATGGCGACAGCATGGTTGCCATCTACAAAAGGAGTCACATTGCGCGACGACATGACCAAGATCTTCCACGAGCCCGGTCGCAACGGGGGCGGGGGCAACCGCAACGGCAAGCGCCACCAGCGCGCCATCGCCGACGGTGTCACCTTCGAGCCCATGCGCCGCGACCGCGACCGCGCCCGCCACTCGGCGTACGCGCCGCTGCGCCAGTACCTGATCAAGCAGGTGGGGCGCCCGTGGAACGAGGTCTTCTCGGACATCTCGCACAACACCCGCAGCAAGAGCCTCACCGCCCAGGAGGTGCGCGAGGCCATGGTCGGCATGGTCGAGACGACCGTGCAGCTCATCGACGGACAGCCGCACGACGAGCGCGGCCGCCCGATCACGAGCAACTTCTGGTCGCCCGTCTGGGTGCACCCGGAGACCGGCATCCTGCTGCGCGCCCCGCAGCAGCCCAGGCGGCGCTACAGCCGCAAGCCCAGCTTCGAGCAGATCGACATCGACGCGAACAGCAAGCTCGTCAAGTTGAACGACCTCTGGTTCGTGGTCAACTTCGCGCCCCTCCCCGCGGTGCTCAACCCCGACGAGCCCGAGCGCGACATCGTGCTCAACGTGCCGGCCTGCCAGGGCTACATGGGCTACCGCAACACGGGCGGCAACTTCCGCCGCGAGTGGGGCGGCAACGTCTACGCCGTCTCCAAGCGGGCCGCGAGCAAGAAGGAGATCAAGAAGCTGGTCAAGACGGGCAGCTAGCCCGCAATTGAGCGCAGGTCAGGAAGGGCGTTTGCACGCTCTTCCTGACCTCGCCCTATTAGCTCTGTAAACGTGACACGCCTTCCTTTTGGATCGAATCGTCTCGCGATTTTGCGTTCGGCAGTGACGCCGCAATCGATCCGATTTTCAAAAGCATTTTTCATCACCTCATTACCGATGGCAGGCGATAAGCAAGTCATCCTGACGAAAAGAGTAATTGTGAACACCACACACGGTATCAACCCCGAGTTCATGGATCTGCAAGCAGATCCCGGCAAGGACTTCTTCCGCTACGCCAACGGCGCCTACGTCGACCAGGCTGTGCTGCCGGCCGGCTACTCGCGCTGGGGCACATTCCTCGAGCTGCGTGAGCTGTCGCTCGACCGTCTGCACACGATGATGGTCGAGGCCAGCCAGGGCACGCAGCAGCCCGGCTCGATCGAGCAGAAGATGGGCGACTTCTTCGCGGCCGGCATGGATGTCGACGCGATCGAGGCGCAGGGCGCTTCGCCTCTCGCTGGCGAGTTCGCCGCCATCGCCCGCGTGCGCACCCGGCGCGGACTGGCCAGGTGCGTGGCTCGCCTGCACGGGCTCGGCGTCGGACCCCTCTTCGGCTTCGGTGCCATGCAGTCATTCAGCGACAGCTCGCAGATGGTCGCCTCGATCGGTCAGGGCGGCACCAGCATGGGCGGTCGCGACTACTACGTCGACACCGACGATGCCAGCATCGAGAAGCGCCGGCTCTACGTGCAGCACATCAGCAAGATGCTGCAGCTCCTCGGTCAGAGCACCCGCACCGCAGATCGCGATGCGCGCAGCATCATGGCCGTCGAGACCGCGCTCGCCTTCGCACAGATGGAAGAGGAGGAGATGCGTGACCCCAAGAACATCGACCACGTCATGTCGGTCGCTGAGTTGCGGGCACTGACGCCTTCCTTCGATTTCCGCGCCTACTTCCGCGCCATCGGTGCGCCCGACTTCAAGACGCTCAACGTCCTGCAGCCGGACTTCTTCAAGGCACTCGAGAAGGTGCTGAGCAAGACATCGCTGCGCACCATGCGCGCCTACCTGCGCTGGAAGCTGATCAACAGCACCGCCGGCTACCTGTCGGCTGACTTCGTCAACGAGCGCTTCGCCTTCTTCGGCGTCGTCATGAGCGGACTGACGGAGCAGCAGCCGCGTTACAAGCGGGTCGTCAACCTCGTCGACAGCTGCCTGGGCGAGGCCATCGGTCAGCTCTACGTGGAGCGCTTCTTCCCGCCCGAGGCCAAGACGCGCGTGCTCGAGATGATCGAGGACGGCAAGCTGGAGATGCGCGCCGCCCTCGAGAAGGCTGACTGGCTGTCGGACGAGACGCGCAGCAACCTGCTCGCCAAGATCGACAAGACGGTCTGGAAGATCGGCTACCCCGACAAGTGGCTCGACTTCTCGCCGCTCACGATCAGTCGCGACTCGTACGTGCTGAACGTGCTGGCTTCCAACGCCTTCGCGCAGCGTCTCGACCTGAACAAGATCGGGCAGCCGCGCGACAAGTCGGAGTGGTACATGACACCGCAGACGGTGAACGCCTACGCCGACCCGCAATCGAACGAGGTGGCATTCCCGGCGGCTATCCTGCAGGGGCGCTTCTTCGATTTCGAGGCCGACGATGCCGCCAACTACGGTGCCATCCTGGTCGTCATCCTGCACGAGTTCGGTCATCTCTTCGACGACTCAGGCGCCAACTACGACGCTGACGGCAACGTCAAGATGCAGTGGACGGAGGATGACTTCGCCCGCTTCATGCAGCGCGTGCAGCAGATCCGCACCCAGTTCGGTAGACTGACGGTCGGCAAAAACAAGGTGCCGGTCAAGGGCAACCTCGTCTCGGGCGAGGCTGCTGCCGACCTCAACGGCGTCAACCTGGCCTACCGCGCCCTGATGCGTCGGCTGGAGAAGACCGGTCGCCGAGTCATCAACGGCTTCACGGACGAGCAGCGCTTCTTCATCTCGTTCGGACAGATCTGGGCGAGCATCTGCACGCCTGAGTACCTGGAGTCACAGGTGAAGGGCGACCCGCACCCGCCCGAGATCTTCCGCGTCAACGCAACGCTGGCAAACGTGAACGAGTTCCCGGCTGCCTTCGGTCTGCCGGACGACTGCCCGATCATGCTGCCCGTGAAGGAGCGCTGCCACATCTGGTAGTGCCGCCGCGTCACGTCGGAAAACGGGCGTGACCCTGGAGTTGAGCGGGGCCGTCAAATTTGCTCAGGCAAGTTTGTATGGCCCCGCTCCTCTCGATCGGCGCCTTTGATTTCCATTGCTTTCAGCGCTTTTTGGTGCTTTTTGGCACTTTTTGGTGCTTTCAGTACTTTTTGCAGGTGCCGCTCCTTGTCCGAACCCCTGTTTTCATCGAATTTTCGTCATTTCGGCGCCCACAGAATCTGATGGAACAAGCAACCAGTGTCGCTTAGCGGCAATCGACAGAGAATTAAAACTCAAGAGTGTAGATTGGCAACTGCCCGGGAATTAAGAGGTTACCGTTGATAAGGATTTCTCAAATGCTAAAACACATTCTCAGAGCGTCGCTCCTTTTGACTATTTCTTGCAGTGCAGTCTCAGCCGATACGACAACGCCTGCGGCGGAGAGCTCAAACGCGGTAACTGGCCCGCAGGAAGTTGGAACAACTTCAATGCCGCCGGGCAACTATCTGATTAAAGAACAGACGACAGGAAAAACATTTGAGCTCATGGTCAGCACCAAAGGCACGATGATTTTGGCTCCCGCACCTGCAGGCACCACTATCGCTGCACCTGCCGCCGCCGCCAGTCCTGCCAATGCTTCAGCTGCAAGTCCACAAAGCAATTTGACTAATCTCGGCACTAACGCCCTCAAGAAAATGGTCCAGGACCAGGTCACTAAAGGCGTTACCAATGTGATTCAAAAGGACGCCACGAACAGTCTGGGCAAATTTATCAAGTAACTTGTGCTGAATTTCTGCCATACCAGGGGTTGTGCAAAAAGGCAGTACAACACCAACTTCACCACGCAGAATTGGCCAATTTGTGAAAAGAGAAGGCGCCCGTCATCGAAAAAATACTGTTTTTGCCACAACGTATTTTTTAGATTGAAAGCGTAACCACAAAGCTCAATCATCATCGGACCTTTCACTACACCTACCGATTGTTGCCAGAGATTGGAATCATTCAGCGTGCTTGAGCACGTTGTTTCGAACCGCTCTGCCATATCGCTCGGAAGGAGTTGAGATCGATGGAGATACCTGAGCTTTTCACGAAGGACGTCTGCTTTGACAGCTGCATCTGAAAAAGAACTGAACGCGACCCTGGCTTTCGCGTACGATTTCATGGATCGAAGAGAATTCCCACAAGCCATAAAGGCTCTGCTCAAATGCCTCTCCTGGAGCAAAACACTCTACGGCGAAGGCTCAGCTCTCGTCTTGGGCATCGAAAGAAGGCTCGGCGACTGCTATTACCGCATGCAAAGTTATCCAGAGGCTGTTGAGCACCTGAAACCCGTCTATGAACGCCGCCTTCGTTACAAGTCCACAATGCCGGAGAAAGTCGTCACCGTGGCCACTAACTACGGCGTCAGCCTGGCTAGCCTCGGTCGTCACAACGAAGCCATCCCTGTTCTAACCATCGCTTTGGAATTGTGCTCTGCACATTACGGAGCCGACTCCAATCCCGCCTGGTACATGCGAAACAGGTTGTCCATAAGCTTGCGAGCGGCTGAACAGTGGCAGCAACTGATCGCCTTGCATCAGACACTGAACCACAAGATCGACTTGAACGAAGGTAACAACCGGCAATTCATGCTCACCATCCTGCGCAACATCGCCGCCGGATACTACAGAACAGGTGCGGCGGAAGAAGCCCTGAAACTGCTTTTCCAGGCGCTGCAAATGACGAAAGAGCACAGCAGCCTCGCCAGTTCCGAGGCACTCGACGATTTGGAATTCGCAGCGCGCGTGCTGCTGAAATTGTGGAGGCATGACGAAGCGACGATGTTGCTCGAGAAGGCTGTTGAATTGAGTGGCTCCATGTATGGCGACCAGTCCGGTCGTTGCAAGACGCTCTTACTGCAATTGGATGCTGTCAACAAAACCATTGCTCGCCGACGCGCTCATCAGGCTCGTGTTGCTGAACAAGCAACCGGGAAAGCGCTTACAGACACGGCAGTAGCGGTCTACTAAATCCCGAGCGTCGCAGAAAGCCGCGATTGAGCCAGACTGGCTCGATCGCTCGAGGTTTTCGCGGCGCGCCAACGTTCAATCGAAGCGGCAAGAACTTCTCAAAAATCCATTTTATACCATAAACTATAGTATAAATTCAAAAAAAATGAAGAAGCCGCAGCCAGCCGCCGGGCCGAAGCCCGGCGACTGAACTGCGAACCTCTTCAACAGACGACTACTTGCCCGACTTCGGGTGCTTCTGCGCCTCGGTCAGCTTGTAGATGTCCAGACGCTTCACGTCCGCCAGCCACTGCGGCAGAAGCTCGGTCATCATGCCCATCGCGGCTGCGACGACACGCTCACGAGCCTCCTTCGCATCCACACCCTCCTCGACGAGCTCGTAGAGAGCGAGCACCGACGCGGAGCCGACCGTGTGGAAGAAGTAGTGACGACCGTCGCTGGGGAGCTTGCTCACGCCCTTCTTGAGCAGGTCCTTGACCGGGTCGACCTTGTCCTTCTGCATCTGCGGCGTCAGGCAGACCAACTCCTTGAGCGACAGCCCATCCAGGCATGCCGTCTTGGTGCTGAAGAAGGCGGCGGCGACGAGCTTGGCGACCTTGTCGTAGTCCGCCACGCTGGCTGAGATCGTCGGCAGCTTGGGCTGCTTCTGACCGGCATCCTGCGTGTCGTCGTCAGACTGGCGAGCCAGCATCTTCAGCGCCGAAGCGATCAGCGACCGGATGCGCTTCAGGCTCAGGAAGGAGTCACCCCCTTCGTCCTCACCCTTGGCACCTTCCGGCAGCTCGCCCACCCAGGTGATGCGCGTGGCATCCTTGCCGGACTCCGAAGCCGCGTAGTCGCGCGCGTACTTCGCATCGACCGGGTAGCCCATCTCCGACGCGATCGCCGCCTGCCACGAACCGATCCGCGGGCCATCCTGCGGGTGAGGCTCAAGCTGGATGCTGACCTTGCCGTCCTTGGACTGCACGACCTTGTAGGACGACCCCATGCGGAGCACGTGGTCGACCTTGTCCATGTTGCCCACCGCCACCTCGGTCATCGCACCGACGTAGTTGATGAAGCACTTGGCGAAGGCGCCCGGACCGCTGGTGCGCATGCCCCAGTTGTCCGCATCCAGCTCACCCAGCTGTCCCATGAACACCATGGTCCAGAACTTGTCCGCCGGCACCTTCTGCGAACCGAGCATCACGAACGGCTCGTCGAAGGTAAGCGTCTTGTTCTGCACGGCAGCCGCGATGGTGCTCGCGATCAGCTTGGTGTACGTCTGCATGAAGTCGACGATGACACTCTGCAGCAGGTGTCCCGTCTCGTGCATGTAGATGGGGTTGATCAGAGGCAGAACCTCGATCAGGTTCCACGGGATGAAGGCCAGGTGGCCACCGCGCGGCCCGAGTGCACCGTCGTGCATCGGGATGACAGCCGGGCCGCTGTCGAAGGCGCCGACGAGGACCGGGAGGACCACGTCACCGACCGACACGTTGATGGTGGGGACGACCTGGTGGATGTCGCCCTTCGAGTCGATCTGATCGAGCCGCAGGTCGCCGGTGAGGCTCAGGAAGAGATTGCTCTCGATCATAGCCCGCACCAGAACCAGCGTGTCCTTCAGCTTCGGGTCGAGCGACTGGCGGAAGCCGGTCGTCCACATCTGCACCGTGGAGAGGATGGGCGACAGCTCGTTGCCGATGAGCTGGAGCGCACCCTGGTACAGCTGCCCCGTCGAAGCCTCGGGATAGCGCTTCTGCAGCTCGGTCATCACCTTCGGCAGGGCCGCGACGACCTGCTGCTCAGCCGACTTGAGCTGGGCGTAGAGCGAGTCAGCGATCTCCCAGTACTCGGGAGGCAGCATGCCCTTGTCGTGTCCGAGCATCCGGTAGTCTTCCGAGAAGAAGGCGTAGACCGGCTGCGCGAACATGCCGTCGACCATGATATCGGCCATGTCATGGGCGAGCAGACGCTCGGTGGAAACCTTCGCCGTGGGCGCGTCCGCCTTGACGAAGTGGATGACGCGCGGCATCGGGATGTCGAACGTCTTCGGGTCGAGCTGGCTGAGCACGCCCAGGTTGATGCGGTAGCCGCGCTTGGTGTTGGGCACCTCGGCGAGCACGAAGTCGGGCGCGTCGGTGTGAGCCATGGCGCGCTGCACCAGTTCGTCGGTGGTGGGGAAGGAGTAGTTTTCCTTGCCGCCGCCGATGAAGAAGGGCGAGCGACCGAACAGACCCTGTTGCGAGCAGGGACCGTGGGTCAGGTCGTGGATGGTGGGCGGAACGATCTCGAAGATGGTGCCGCCGGTGTTGGTGTTCTTTGCGTTCATAGTCATTGTCCTTTCGTTTGGTTAAAAAGATGCAGAAACCCGCACAACCAGCCGGTTTGGCTGCTCATGCGGGGGTTCAGAAGCGACGGTTCAACTGTCAGTTACAGACAGCAAAAACCGCCCACACCCGCAACATGCGAATGTATGGTTGGAGTTGCGCGAGGCGACGTCAGCCAGGGAAGAGCCTTTCTGACGTCAGAGCAGTTTCAATTCTGTCGCTGGATAGCGACAGGATATCTGTGGAGAACTGGTGCTGGGTAGGCTGGAGGCTTTCTTTTGCTGAATGATTGTTGGAGGGACGGGAAGACCATAACCCTATCCCTTTGCAACCACAGATCAAAGCTCTTAAGAGGCTTTGTATCTAAGTAAGCTCAAAGTTTATGAACTTCAGCACATCTTTTATCTTTTTCCAGGTAGCGCAGGGCTGCTAGTCCCTGATTCAATGCAGCCCGGCGGCAACTGCGCGCAGTCGCGCCAGCTCTCGCAAACTCATTGCTGATTGTTTTTCGGGACGAATGCACCGACTGTCGTGTAGAACCCGATCAGAACTGCAAAGGAGCTCATCATCAGGTTGGCACGCACAGCGAATGCGCCGCCGTCACGGGTGATCTCGAACTGATGTTGGGTGGTCCAGTAACCACCAAACACACCGGCACAGAAAACTGACACACCGAACAGAGCTTGCAGAAAACGCATAGGAAATCTCCTGCGGGTTTTTCCAAGATCGGAAAAATTCAAAGGGTTGATTTGCCTTCCGGGTTACTCAGTCAGCGCAACGCTGTTGAGGAGGATGGCTGGAATATGCCTGTGAGACTTTGAGACCGCTATTGCTCAGACCATGCAAAGGAAAATTTCGACACTACTGTGATAACCAAATACGGTGCTCTCTGACAATAGTTTATGCACCTCAATGTCCCAATTCCAGCTCGTTGCCTGCTAATTCAAATGGCGCAGTGTGCGCGCGTTGTTTCAAAATTGTGTCACTCAAACAAGTTCAACTATATTCTATAAAATAACAAATTTAAAAACTAAAATTTCAAACCAGAATAGCTCCCGAGCGAGAAAAGAGACGACAGGATAGAAGCTAAATGCCGCCTCTATCCTGTCGATTTTCGTCACCAAATCGGAGTTCCTTTTCTAATTCTGATCGTCATACTCGCCGCGCTCACGCGCCTTATCAAAGCCATCTGCGGCAAAGGACAACGGAACCATCAAGCCGATGATGAAGAGGAAAGCACACGGACCGCGAACGTAAACGCCGCCTATCCACTC containing:
- a CDS encoding VWA domain-containing protein encodes the protein MQFINASALWLLLLLLPLAVAAVWLGARRQASFNARFGETRLVSRFSQLHSSRQSLLKGACVALAVSAAIVALARPTLNDSDVTVPAGTVDVVSVIDVSRSMAIESYAGKTGSTAGTRLDMARTIVKEKLMPALGANKLSLVSYSGTAVTQGFLTSDMNALTWVLNNAVTIGGAPGDGTNMTTGLVNAIEELAVDSPADHARVIVLFTDGDFYDSAADIERVTAALKQHHIQLVIVGLGSAEAQPIPVDQLAPQDRSQFYGQKYFKNAAGEVERIPFNFQNVINLKNQAGARFIRIENASDFDIASLFTGSAVTHKKGTHELFFVPLLLALLCFGLHLLSEHERPSNWRESIVSRWNESRNTMRRRSRRGDKKHSGRVRSMRVLSVLRFIPRRRSKGGER
- a CDS encoding M13 family peptidase, giving the protein MAGDKQVILTKRVIVNTTHGINPEFMDLQADPGKDFFRYANGAYVDQAVLPAGYSRWGTFLELRELSLDRLHTMMVEASQGTQQPGSIEQKMGDFFAAGMDVDAIEAQGASPLAGEFAAIARVRTRRGLARCVARLHGLGVGPLFGFGAMQSFSDSSQMVASIGQGGTSMGGRDYYVDTDDASIEKRRLYVQHISKMLQLLGQSTRTADRDARSIMAVETALAFAQMEEEEMRDPKNIDHVMSVAELRALTPSFDFRAYFRAIGAPDFKTLNVLQPDFFKALEKVLSKTSLRTMRAYLRWKLINSTAGYLSADFVNERFAFFGVVMSGLTEQQPRYKRVVNLVDSCLGEAIGQLYVERFFPPEAKTRVLEMIEDGKLEMRAALEKADWLSDETRSNLLAKIDKTVWKIGYPDKWLDFSPLTISRDSYVLNVLASNAFAQRLDLNKIGQPRDKSEWYMTPQTVNAYADPQSNEVAFPAAILQGRFFDFEADDAANYGAILVVILHEFGHLFDDSGANYDADGNVKMQWTEDDFARFMQRVQQIRTQFGRLTVGKNKVPVKGNLVSGEAAADLNGVNLAYRALMRRLEKTGRRVINGFTDEQRFFISFGQIWASICTPEYLESQVKGDPHPPEIFRVNATLANVNEFPAAFGLPDDCPIMLPVKERCHIW
- a CDS encoding tetratricopeptide repeat protein — its product is MTAASEKELNATLAFAYDFMDRREFPQAIKALLKCLSWSKTLYGEGSALVLGIERRLGDCYYRMQSYPEAVEHLKPVYERRLRYKSTMPEKVVTVATNYGVSLASLGRHNEAIPVLTIALELCSAHYGADSNPAWYMRNRLSISLRAAEQWQQLIALHQTLNHKIDLNEGNNRQFMLTILRNIAAGYYRTGAAEEALKLLFQALQMTKEHSSLASSEALDDLEFAARVLLKLWRHDEATMLLEKAVELSGSMYGDQSGRCKTLLLQLDAVNKTIARRRAHQARVAEQATGKALTDTAVAVY